A part of Pectinophora gossypiella chromosome Z, ilPecGoss1.1, whole genome shotgun sequence genomic DNA contains:
- the LOC126380773 gene encoding autophagy-related protein 9A codes for MAQFSVRRDVTTTYMALNNETTPPLASMTEDSAAAPTMITLDHEHEDATNVIIHKVPQTKGGWTHIEDLDSFFTRMYKYYVYGGFYPMVMSELFYALQFLFIVWFSTFLVHCVNYPKLFREDPDANRSVKLSLNDVVYSSAECVDRISWKWWFLVTICCLIWLMRVVVSIYNLYYDYDTKLFYNNALKIKESDLAWVNWSTIQDRVREAQPEHHMCVHKQEINELDIYHRILRYNNYMVAMVNKNLLPLQVHVPCIGDFHYLSKGLKWNLEFLLFYSPFSPWENCWQLRQAYKDHTKRMQLARQLEKQIILLAAINFLLAPLIQAWQILYFFFNYAELIKRSPGSLGLRTWSLYARETLRHFNELEHELRDRLNRAHKPATKYLASFSSPITTVFAKNIVFLSASVLGVLVVLSVYDEDVLTVEHVLTIITILGCVLAAARALIGEEERLGGGCTGPARGEELFIQVLGHVHYLPAAWRGRAHTKDVAAHFQQLFQFRAVYILFELLSPLLCPLVLLSLRSRALDIVDFYRNFTVCVLGIGDVCSFAQLDIRRHGHPDWQSPGKFGDKSKVCNAQYKQGEGGKTELSLVAFSCRHPGWQPSEPAQRQFLRSLRQSMHHAIPANNALNKTMLGSYIQQSIFGTNTPLPAVLSFYQHQREPQFRLPDMDETSDEDEGPAPGPTRPSRPPSMGLAGVSSVIGASTLGLDTPASVPGPADEAHDMSVSTLHLYDLHLSQAQNVSACCTNKCSERRESRWASGEDTPLLHRP; via the exons ATGGCTCAGTTCAGTGTAAGACGCGATGTTACTACTACGTACATGGCACTGAACAACGAAACGACCCCGCCGCTGGCGAGCATGACGGAGGACAGTGCTGCAGCTCCGACCATGATCACCCTGGATCACGAACACGAAGACGCCACTAACGTTATCATCCACAAAGTGCCACAAACTAAGG GAGGATGGACACACATAGAAGATCTCGATTCTTTTTTTACAAgaatgtataaatattatgtttatggcGGCTTCTACCCAATGGTTATGTCCGAATTATTTTATGCACTGCAGTTCTTATTTATAGTGTGGttttctacatttttagttCACTGTGTGAATTATCCAAAACTGTTTAGAGAAGACCCAGATGCAAATCGAAGTGTCAAACTAAGTCTCAATGATGTAGTATACTCATCTGCTGAATGTGTGGATAGAATATCATGGAAATG GTGGTTCCTCGTAACAATATGTTGTCTCATTTGGTTGATGAGAGTAGTTGTATCtatatacaatttatattatgattatgacaccaagttattttataataatgcaTTGAAAATTAAAGAG AGTGATTTGGCGTGGGTTAATTGGTCTACGATACAAGACCGGGTGCGGGAAGCTCAGCCAGAACACCATATGTGTGTCCACAAACAAGAGATTAATGAATTAGACATATATCATAGGATTCTTag gTATAACAACTATATGGTGGCAATGGTGAACAAAAACTTGCTACCTTTGCAGGTACATGTGCCTTGTATTGGCGACTTCCACTATTTGTCAAAAGGATTGAAGTGGAACCTggagtttttattatttt ATAGTCCATTCTCGCCGTGGGAGAACTGCTGGCAGCTCCGACAAGCATATAAAGACCACACCAAGCGGATGCAACTGGCGAGACAACTGGAGAAACAGATCATACTCCTAGCAGCCATCAACTTTCTACTCGCACCCCTCATACAAGCCTGGCAAATACTCTACTTCTTCTTCAATTACGCCGAG TTAATCAAGCGGTCGCCCGGGTCGCTGGGGCTGCGCACGTGGTCGCTTTACGCGCGCGAGACGCTGCGCCACTTCAACGAGCTGGAACACGAGCTCCGCGACCGGCTCAACCGCGCGCACAAGCCCGCCACCAAGTATCTAGCCAGCTTCTCCTCGCCGATCACCACTGTCTTCGCCAA GAACATCGTGTTCCTGTCGGCGAGCGTGCTGGGCGTGCTGGTGGTGTTGTCTGTGTACGACGAGGACGTGCTCACGGTGGAACACGTGCTCACCATCATCACCATCCTAGGCTGCGTGCTCGCTGCCGCCAG GGCGCTGATTGGTGAAGAGGAACGACTCGGAGGGGGATGCACGGGCCCCGCGCGCGGAGAGGAGCTGTTCATACAA GTACTTGGCCACGTGCACTATTTGCCCGCGGCCTGGCGTGGTCGCGCGCACACCAAGGATGTAGCCGCGCACTTCCAACAACTCTTCCAATTCAGAGCT GTGTACATCTTGTTCGAGCTGCTGAGCCCGCTGCTGTGCCCGCTGGTGCTGCTGTCGCTGCGCTCGCGCGCGCTCGACATCGTCGACTTCTACCGCAACTTCACTGTCTGTGTGCTCGGCATCGGCGACGTCTGCTCCTTCGCCCAG TTGGACATCCGACGCCACGGCCATCCTGATTGGCAATCGCCTGGCAAATTTGGAGACAAGAGCAAAG TGTGCAACGCCCAGTACAAGCAAGGCGAAGGTGGCAAGACGGAGCTGTCTCTAGTAGCATTCTCGTGCCGGCACCCCGGCTGGCAGCCGAGCGAACCCGCGCAGCGACAGTTCCTACGCTCGCTGCGCCAGAGCATGCACCACGCCATACCGGCTAACAACGCACTT AACAAGACGATGCTCGGCTCGTACATCCAGCAGAGCATATTCGGCACAAACACGCCCCTGCCCGCCGTGCTCTCCTTCTACCAGCACCAGCGCGAGCCGCAGTTCAGGCTGCCG GATATGGATGAAACTAGCGACGAGGACGAAGGTCCGGCGCCGGGCCCGACGCGGCCATCACGCCCGCCGTCGATGGGGCTAGCCGGGGTGAGCAGCGTCATCGGGGCCAGCACCCTCGGACTGGACACGCCCGCCTCCGTGCCAGGCCCTGCAGACGAGGCACACGACATGTCCGTCAGCACACTGCACCTGTACGACTTGCACCTCTCGCAA GCTCAGAACGTGTCTGCGTGTTGCACGAACAAGTGTAGCGAGCGGCGCGAGAGTCGCTGGGCTAGTGGTGAAGACACGCCGCTCCTCCACCGACCATAA
- the LOC126380532 gene encoding dephospho-CoA kinase domain-containing protein has protein sequence MFIVGLTGGLATGKSTVLSIFRDNGVAVIDADEVARKILEPGTKAWKEVREYFGEEVLLPDGKINRISLGEIVFDDIEKRRRLNSITHPRIQSAMMKMAMSYFFSGHRYIVMEVPLLFETGKMLTFMHKIITVVCEDHQQLERLCKRSEFTEVVAKKRINCQMPLKHKVANSHFVIDNSGDMDNTRLQTESIIRLLKRSKFTWYFRAIFLIAFLSVVFGIAHVASNYLYSIK, from the exons ATGTTTATCGTGGGTCTGACTGGTGGACTAGCGACTGGCAAAAGTACTGTGTTGTCGATATTTCGCGACAACGGCGTTGCTGTAATAGATGCTGATGAAGTGGcgcgaaaaa TTTTAGAACCTGGTACAAAAGCTTGGAAAGAAGTGAGAGAATATTTTGGCGAGGAAGTTTTACTGCCTGATGgcaaaataaacagaataagTCTTGGTGAGATAGTGTTTGATGACATTGAGAAGAGACGTAGACTCAACTCCATCACTCACCCTAGAATACAAAGTGCTATGATGAAGATGGCAATGTCTTATTTCTTTTCTGGACATAGATACATAGTCATGGAGGTACCACTTCTCTTTGAAACAGGAAAAATGTTAACATTTATGCATAAAATCATCACTGTTGTTTG TGAAGATCATCAGCAATTGGAAAGGCTATGTAAAAGGAGTGAATTCACAGAAGTGGTAGCGAAGAAGCGAATAAATTGCCAGATGCCCCTCAAACACAAAGTAGCTAACTCACATTTTGTGATAGACAACTCAGGAGACATGGACAACACGAGACTTCAAACTGAGAGCATCATCAGGCTGCTCAAAAGATCTAAGTTTACTTG GTACTTCCGGGCAATATTTTTGATCGCATTTTTATCAGTTGTTTTTGGAATTGCCCATGTGGCAAGTAACTATTTATAtagtattaaataa